A stretch of Vibrio sp. B1FLJ16 DNA encodes these proteins:
- a CDS encoding cytochrome b, with protein sequence MDTPVQNYNLVARVMHWISALAIIGLFAVGLWMVELSYYSEWYRTAPHYHRSIGILLAIVTIARIAWKHISVSPKAEGKAYEVAAAKLAHAVMYVLLITIFITGYLISTSDGRGIEVFNWFTVPGAGELFPNQSDLAGEIHFYSAWAVILIAGLHALAALKHHFIDKDNTLRKMLGASK encoded by the coding sequence ATGGATACACCTGTACAAAACTACAACCTGGTCGCACGCGTCATGCACTGGATTTCGGCACTGGCAATTATAGGCTTATTTGCAGTAGGTCTGTGGATGGTGGAGCTGAGTTACTACAGTGAGTGGTATCGTACTGCTCCTCATTACCATCGTTCAATCGGGATTTTGCTTGCTATCGTTACTATAGCGCGAATCGCATGGAAACATATTTCAGTATCGCCAAAGGCGGAAGGTAAGGCTTATGAAGTCGCTGCTGCCAAGTTAGCACACGCAGTGATGTATGTTCTTCTTATCACGATTTTTATCACTGGTTATCTGATCTCTACATCTGACGGCCGCGGTATCGAAGTCTTTAACTGGTTTACCGTACCGGGAGCAGGTGAGTTATTCCCAAATCAATCAGATCTGGCCGGTGAAATCCATTTCTACTCAGCGTGGGCAGTGATCCTTATTGCGGGTTTACATGCTCTTGCTGCACTTAAACATCACTTTATCGATAAAGACAACACATTAAGAAAAATGTTAGGAGCTTCAAAATGA
- a CDS encoding YceI family protein: MKKSLFATGLALAMALPLGAQAADYVIDTKGAHASVNFKVSHLGYSFIKGRFNTFSGDFSFDENNIAASKVNVVVDTTSLDSNHAERDKHIRSGDFIDAGKFGQATFTSTKVTDKGNGKLDVAGDLTLHGVTKPIVIEAEFVGAGNDPWGGQRAGFVGQTRLELADFDIPVMGASSYVDMELHIEGVKK, from the coding sequence ATGAAAAAGTCACTCTTTGCTACAGGATTAGCGTTGGCTATGGCACTACCGTTGGGTGCTCAAGCAGCCGATTATGTTATCGATACGAAAGGAGCTCACGCTTCTGTTAACTTTAAAGTTAGCCACTTAGGTTACAGCTTCATCAAAGGACGTTTTAATACATTTTCTGGTGACTTTTCTTTTGATGAGAACAACATTGCTGCGTCTAAAGTGAATGTGGTTGTTGATACTACCAGCCTGGATTCAAACCACGCAGAGCGTGATAAACACATCCGTAGTGGTGATTTCATCGATGCGGGCAAATTCGGCCAAGCAACGTTCACAAGTACAAAAGTAACTGATAAAGGTAACGGTAAACTGGATGTGGCTGGTGATTTAACGCTGCATGGCGTAACTAAACCAATTGTGATTGAAGCTGAGTTTGTTGGTGCAGGTAATGACCCTTGGGGTGGCCAGCGTGCGGGCTTTGTTGGTCAAACTCGACTTGAGCTTGCTGACTTTGATATTCCGGTGATGGGCGCTTCTAGCTATGTAGATATGGAACTTCATATCGAAGGTGTTAAGAAGTAA
- the focA gene encoding formate transporter FocA: MEVIRSDNHQYFSPKEMMAEAEKFALSKSQKTSSMTLSLAMMAGAFIGLAFLFYITVTTGSSGAGWGLSRFAGGVAFSMGLILIVLCGGELFTSSVLSSISWANKQISFGKMLMIWGKVYAGNFIGAMFLLVLVTAAGLYQMDGGQWGLNALNIAQHKLHHTLIQAFALGILCNLLVCLAIWLTFSSANALTKAAMTILPVAMFVSSGFEHCVANMFMVPLGIVIANFAPVSFWTLVGVPASNYADLTISNFVTTNLIPVTLGNIVGGAVLVGLANWCIYRRPELKAVNILTISKSTPLLSVKESTMKNSLFVKDIMNPSPITINAETPVATALDTLLDHNLFSAPVVDLHSRLVGFFSAHDVMVDLWCEDYIPVQGQKVVDLMSRDVVAIDAGDRLVDVVEFLCIDKDKLFPTSSMGIATRLTSLSLEERAKSMKVSKPQVLPVLENGQMVGVVSRMEILNALRPVYGERLNLVEKNELETA, from the coding sequence ATGGAGGTGATCCGTTCTGACAATCACCAGTATTTTTCTCCGAAAGAAATGATGGCCGAAGCGGAAAAGTTTGCTCTGAGCAAATCGCAGAAAACCAGCAGTATGACCTTAAGCCTTGCCATGATGGCCGGTGCATTTATTGGCTTAGCATTCTTGTTCTATATCACGGTCACAACAGGTAGTTCTGGTGCCGGATGGGGGCTGAGTCGCTTTGCCGGCGGTGTGGCATTTAGCATGGGGTTGATTCTAATTGTGCTCTGCGGTGGGGAACTGTTTACCAGTTCAGTGCTTTCAAGCATATCCTGGGCAAACAAACAGATCTCTTTCGGCAAAATGCTGATGATTTGGGGCAAGGTATATGCCGGTAACTTTATTGGAGCTATGTTCTTGCTCGTTTTAGTTACTGCTGCCGGCTTATATCAGATGGATGGCGGTCAATGGGGTCTAAACGCCTTAAACATTGCCCAGCACAAACTTCATCACACACTCATTCAAGCGTTCGCACTAGGCATATTATGCAATCTATTAGTCTGCCTAGCGATTTGGCTGACATTTAGCTCTGCCAATGCATTAACTAAAGCAGCCATGACTATCTTACCCGTAGCAATGTTCGTAAGCAGTGGTTTTGAACACTGTGTAGCAAACATGTTCATGGTGCCGTTAGGTATTGTTATCGCGAACTTTGCTCCGGTGTCATTCTGGACATTAGTCGGGGTGCCCGCTTCGAATTACGCAGACTTAACTATCTCAAATTTTGTTACCACAAACCTGATACCGGTAACCCTCGGCAATATCGTCGGCGGCGCAGTATTAGTCGGCCTGGCAAACTGGTGTATTTACCGTCGTCCAGAATTAAAAGCCGTAAACATTTTAACCATCAGCAAATCAACACCACTCTTGTCAGTTAAGGAATCGACTATGAAAAACAGCTTATTTGTAAAGGACATCATGAACCCTAGCCCTATCACAATAAACGCAGAAACGCCTGTGGCAACCGCACTTGATACCTTACTAGATCACAATCTTTTCAGTGCACCAGTTGTTGATTTGCATAGCCGCTTAGTTGGATTCTTCTCTGCACATGATGTAATGGTGGATCTATGGTGTGAGGACTACATACCAGTTCAGGGGCAAAAAGTCGTTGATTTGATGAGCCGTGATGTCGTCGCTATCGACGCAGGAGATAGATTGGTAGATGTTGTTGAATTCTTGTGTATCGACAAAGACAAGTTATTCCCGACAAGCAGCATGGGGATTGCCACGCGCTTAACCTCTCTCTCGCTGGAAGAACGTGCAAAAAGCATGAAAGTAAGTAAGCCACAAGTGTTACCAGTACTAGAGAATGGCCAAATGGTTGGTGTAGTATCGCGTATGGAGATTCTTAACGCACTGCGCCCGGTGTATGGCGAACGGTTAAATCTCGTGGAAAAAAACGAACTAGAAACCGCCTGA
- a CDS encoding LysR substrate-binding domain-containing protein, whose protein sequence is MRYSLKQLAVFNAVADTGSVSQAAEKLALTQSATSMSLAQLEKMLGRPLFERQGKQMALTHWGMWLRPKAKRLLQDALQIEMGLYEQHLLSGEIRIGASQTPAEHLVPDLISIIDNDFPEMRISLDVKSTKGVLEGVLDYKYDVGIIEGRCDDNRLHQEVWCRDHLTVVAASHHPFAKHRTVSLAQLEQAKWVLREQGSGTRKTFDSSVNQLIEDLDVWREYEHVPVLRSLVAKGQYLTCLPYLDVERFIDAGLLVALDVPELKMERTLSFIWRADMAENPLVDCIKREGLRMMKGKPSVL, encoded by the coding sequence TTGCGCTATTCACTTAAGCAGTTGGCCGTTTTTAATGCGGTCGCTGATACCGGTAGTGTCAGCCAGGCAGCAGAAAAACTGGCTCTGACACAATCTGCGACCAGTATGTCGCTTGCACAATTAGAAAAGATGTTAGGACGCCCTTTATTTGAAAGGCAGGGCAAGCAGATGGCATTAACACATTGGGGAATGTGGTTGAGGCCGAAAGCAAAGCGCTTGTTACAAGATGCGTTGCAGATCGAAATGGGGCTCTACGAGCAACACTTACTGAGTGGTGAGATTCGTATAGGTGCAAGCCAAACGCCGGCAGAACACCTTGTGCCAGACCTTATCAGTATTATTGATAATGACTTTCCTGAGATGCGTATCTCTCTCGATGTGAAAAGTACTAAAGGTGTCCTCGAGGGTGTACTTGATTACAAATACGATGTAGGGATCATTGAAGGCCGTTGTGACGACAACCGTTTACACCAAGAAGTGTGGTGCCGGGATCATCTTACGGTCGTGGCAGCTTCCCATCACCCTTTTGCAAAACACAGGACGGTTAGTTTGGCTCAGTTAGAGCAGGCTAAATGGGTATTGCGTGAGCAAGGGTCAGGTACACGGAAAACCTTTGATAGCTCGGTAAATCAACTCATCGAAGATTTAGATGTCTGGCGCGAATATGAACACGTTCCGGTCCTGAGAAGCCTTGTTGCTAAAGGGCAGTATTTGACTTGCTTACCTTACTTGGACGTTGAGCGCTTCATCGACGCAGGACTTCTTGTTGCACTCGATGTCCCTGAATTAAAAATGGAACGTACGCTTTCTTTCATATGGCGAGCCGACATGGCAGAGAATCCACTGGTAGACTGTATCAAACGTGAAGGTCTGAGAATGATGAAAGGAAAACCGTCGGTCCTATAG
- a CDS encoding DUF1097 domain-containing protein, with protein MTTLLAISITTGILSGIWGWIAISLGLLTWAGFLGCTSFFASPTSGLKGLATSLITNLTGVFWAMVIIYASTYVGLEILGYVITAVVAFFMCIQAKQAWLSYIPGTFIGSCATFASDGNWQLVVPSLILGGVFGYLMKSTGLWLHAKSTATSTSLTEQVQQ; from the coding sequence ATGACGACACTTTTAGCTATTTCAATTACAACTGGCATTTTGTCTGGCATTTGGGGCTGGATTGCCATTTCCCTTGGTCTTTTAACTTGGGCCGGCTTTTTAGGCTGTACTAGCTTTTTTGCTTCTCCAACCAGTGGGCTGAAGGGGCTTGCAACAAGTCTGATTACCAACTTGACGGGTGTGTTTTGGGCAATGGTTATTATTTATGCTTCCACCTACGTTGGATTAGAGATCTTAGGCTATGTAATTACGGCCGTCGTGGCGTTTTTCATGTGTATTCAGGCTAAGCAAGCTTGGTTATCGTACATTCCAGGTACATTTATTGGCTCATGTGCAACTTTTGCTTCTGACGGTAACTGGCAACTGGTTGTGCCTTCGCTGATTTTAGGTGGTGTGTTTGGCTACCTGATGAAATCTACAGGCCTTTGGTTACATGCGAAATCAACAGCTACGTCTACTTCTCTTACTGAGCAAGTGCAGCAGTAA
- a CDS encoding ATP-dependent endonuclease, with protein MRLERIEISGFRGIKRLSLSFDELTTLIGENTWGKSSLLDALSIALPTDGKLYEFELKDFHVDYSISHPQSQHIEIILCFKAQDKQEVKAGRYRSLKPAWCSKENGAHVIYYRISGSRVNHDITTQYTFLDRDGKPKQIHHSEKLAVELITLHPVIRLRDSRRFPSISQANSDNKNARIEKRIDNTCRRLLAMPGQVNKGEIRSSLASMQTLIDHYFAFQSTSRGNPRKPRDGLFYNSHPSDKGLSQYLKETKDKQSRLLLMGLLNAYLQAKGPTDLRRCSRPILIIEDPEGRLHPTHLARAWSLLQLLPMQKILTTNSGSLLGAVPLYSIRRLYRLSDRTIAKSLTSSKFGRDELRRIGFHIRFHRAGALFARCWLLVEGETEVWLFNELARQCGYDLAAEGVQIVEFAQSGLRSIIKVAKEFGIDWHVVTDGDAAGKKYAHTVRAQLENDQERHRLTELPDQDIEHFLYNHGFEVFFKDMIKIPHDHQIPAKKVVNRVLKKHAKPDLALAIVSHCEKNGVECIPVLIRWTLKRIVTMASGNT; from the coding sequence ATGAGACTAGAACGCATCGAAATCTCCGGGTTTAGAGGCATCAAACGCCTTTCTCTCTCATTTGACGAGCTCACTACGCTTATTGGTGAGAACACATGGGGTAAATCTTCATTATTAGATGCCCTTTCCATCGCTTTACCTACCGATGGAAAACTTTATGAGTTTGAACTTAAAGATTTCCACGTTGATTACTCTATTTCTCATCCGCAGTCACAACATATTGAAATCATTCTTTGTTTTAAAGCGCAGGATAAACAAGAGGTAAAGGCCGGACGTTACCGCAGTCTTAAACCCGCTTGGTGTTCAAAAGAGAACGGCGCTCATGTCATCTACTATCGTATCAGCGGTTCACGCGTTAATCATGACATCACGACCCAATATACCTTTCTTGATCGTGATGGAAAGCCAAAACAAATTCACCATTCAGAAAAACTCGCGGTCGAGTTAATAACTCTCCATCCTGTAATCCGATTAAGGGACTCTCGCCGCTTCCCCAGTATTTCTCAGGCAAACAGTGACAACAAAAATGCACGTATTGAAAAACGAATTGATAATACATGCCGGCGATTGTTAGCGATGCCCGGGCAAGTCAACAAAGGGGAAATACGCAGTAGCCTAGCTTCAATGCAGACGTTGATCGATCACTATTTTGCTTTTCAAAGCACAAGCAGAGGGAACCCAAGAAAACCCAGAGACGGCCTTTTTTATAATAGCCACCCGTCCGACAAAGGCTTAAGCCAGTACCTGAAAGAAACAAAAGACAAGCAGAGCCGCCTGCTTTTAATGGGCTTACTCAATGCCTATCTTCAGGCTAAAGGACCGACAGACTTAAGGCGCTGCTCGCGACCAATCTTGATCATTGAAGATCCTGAGGGGAGATTGCATCCAACTCACTTAGCCAGAGCCTGGTCATTGCTACAGCTTTTGCCAATGCAAAAAATTCTTACGACAAATAGCGGTAGCCTGCTCGGTGCAGTGCCTCTGTACTCTATTCGCCGTTTATACCGCCTTTCCGACCGGACAATCGCTAAAAGCCTGACTTCATCAAAATTCGGACGCGATGAGCTAAGGCGTATTGGCTTTCACATTCGCTTTCATCGGGCTGGAGCACTCTTTGCTCGGTGCTGGCTATTAGTCGAAGGAGAAACAGAAGTATGGCTGTTCAATGAACTTGCTCGGCAATGTGGTTATGACTTAGCGGCGGAAGGAGTTCAAATTGTGGAGTTTGCCCAATCAGGACTGCGTTCAATTATCAAAGTCGCTAAAGAGTTCGGTATAGACTGGCACGTGGTCACAGACGGCGATGCGGCAGGTAAAAAATACGCACATACTGTACGTGCACAGTTAGAAAATGACCAGGAACGTCATCGCTTAACAGAGTTACCAGATCAGGACATCGAACACTTCCTCTACAATCACGGCTTTGAGGTATTTTTTAAAGACATGATAAAAATACCTCATGACCACCAAATTCCAGCGAAAAAAGTGGTTAATCGGGTACTGAAAAAACATGCCAAACCTGATCTAGCCTTAGCGATTGTTTCACATTGCGAGAAGAATGGAGTGGAATGTATTCCCGTGCTGATACGCTGGACACTCAAGCGCATCGTTACCATGGCCAGTGGTAATACATAG
- a CDS encoding bifunctional UDP-sugar hydrolase/5'-nucleotidase — protein MKMNKNHKPVRIKLAHINDTHSYFEPTSLQLKLKINNEVTLEPYVSAGGFSRIATRVEQLRDDAKRQGHGMLFLHAGDCFQGTLYFSLFKGRANADLLNTLKIDAMALGNHELDMGNEPVAQFCQRTNFPLLAGNWDLSNESEVKSHRISDCGNVLSYLPRTQSAQYLVKEFDGVRVAIFGLSIDKMSDIANPDADTPFVAAIETAKETVKQIHAAGIKNIILLSHLGYEGDLELAEKVDGIGIIVGGHSHRLQGDFSAIGLGKDDQYGVKINGTYIVQAGYHALTMGHCLLEFDQDGKATMINGQNELLLGRRIFWDSSLNQQLDQDVFERACDFIHGQPNVVVCKKHPETQAILTDKYIPRVRALQSQVIANVENKKRHVRIPDEFGGSELASAVARSFLHSLNQRGHGIQFAIHNAGGVRTSLNPGNITIADVAGRLLPFAVPIGFYDVQGNTIRRALEGAINNALNNGVEGTGSGSYPYTYNLNFDYDADLPKGKRITLLEIFLENDWVNVEDEVWYRGTSSAYTMKGKEGYEALLDMEGEGSVSNLSMADCFIELLTDEPNCLNQNHKIYSQFSV, from the coding sequence ATGAAAATGAATAAAAATCATAAGCCAGTAAGAATCAAACTGGCACACATCAATGACACTCATTCCTACTTTGAGCCAACGTCATTACAGCTAAAACTAAAAATAAATAACGAAGTTACCTTAGAACCTTATGTGAGTGCGGGTGGTTTTTCACGCATCGCAACCCGTGTGGAACAACTCCGTGACGATGCAAAGCGTCAGGGTCACGGCATGTTATTTCTCCATGCCGGTGATTGCTTTCAGGGAACGTTGTATTTCTCGCTGTTTAAAGGCCGAGCGAACGCTGATCTTCTAAACACATTAAAGATCGATGCGATGGCTCTGGGCAATCATGAATTAGACATGGGTAATGAACCTGTCGCACAGTTCTGCCAGCGAACAAATTTTCCTTTACTGGCAGGAAACTGGGACTTATCTAACGAGTCAGAAGTTAAATCTCACCGTATTAGCGATTGTGGCAATGTATTGAGTTATCTGCCACGCACACAAAGTGCACAATATTTGGTTAAAGAGTTTGATGGTGTGAGAGTCGCGATATTTGGATTGTCGATAGATAAGATGAGTGACATCGCGAACCCTGATGCAGACACACCTTTTGTCGCTGCAATTGAGACTGCGAAAGAAACGGTAAAGCAAATCCATGCCGCAGGAATAAAAAATATCATTCTACTTAGCCACCTCGGATATGAAGGCGACTTAGAACTTGCAGAAAAGGTGGACGGTATTGGTATCATCGTTGGTGGGCACAGCCATCGCTTGCAAGGGGACTTTTCGGCTATCGGTTTAGGTAAAGATGACCAGTATGGTGTGAAGATTAACGGTACTTACATAGTGCAAGCTGGTTATCACGCTTTGACGATGGGACATTGTTTACTTGAGTTTGATCAAGACGGAAAGGCAACGATGATTAACGGGCAGAATGAGCTGTTACTTGGCCGTCGGATATTCTGGGATTCATCATTAAACCAACAGTTAGACCAAGACGTATTTGAAAGGGCTTGCGACTTTATTCATGGACAGCCGAATGTGGTGGTGTGTAAAAAGCACCCTGAAACTCAGGCTATTTTAACGGACAAGTACATTCCGCGAGTAAGAGCATTACAATCGCAAGTGATAGCGAATGTGGAAAACAAAAAGCGTCATGTGCGAATTCCCGATGAGTTTGGAGGAAGTGAGCTCGCTTCAGCGGTAGCTCGCTCATTTTTGCACAGTTTAAACCAGCGCGGGCATGGTATTCAGTTTGCGATCCACAATGCTGGTGGTGTTCGCACGTCATTGAACCCGGGAAATATCACTATAGCTGATGTGGCCGGAAGATTATTGCCATTTGCCGTTCCAATCGGCTTTTATGATGTCCAGGGCAACACGATTCGCCGTGCGCTGGAAGGTGCTATCAATAATGCCCTGAATAATGGCGTTGAAGGGACGGGGTCTGGTAGCTATCCATACACATATAACCTTAACTTCGATTACGATGCAGATCTTCCTAAGGGTAAGCGAATCACGTTATTAGAAATCTTTTTAGAAAACGATTGGGTAAACGTCGAAGATGAGGTTTGGTATCGGGGTACTTCATCGGCGTACACAATGAAAGGCAAAGAAGGCTATGAAGCACTGCTCGATATGGAAGGTGAGGGCAGTGTAAGTAACTTGTCTATGGCGGATTGCTTCATTGAATTGCTGACGGATGAACCTAACTGCTTAAATCAAAATCACAAGATTTATTCTCAATTTTCCGTCTAG
- a CDS encoding TerC/Alx family metal homeostasis membrane protein yields MSLIENTTQLSQSVLFQDSLTMYAAFGLITLFFVALDIYQTRGGVITMRKAIVWSLFWFLLAFVFAGAIYFYWDFYTPHSDYSNESATVAFVTGYLLEKSLSVDNLFVFAIIFAQYKVPEHLRPRALLYGVIGALLLRAVMITIGAQLLAQYHWVLYLFAAFLIWTGIQLAVDKGEEEEVNPYPEKIIRKLVPVTDDYQGKSILVKQAGKYIATPMLIVVGVIAVMDVMFALDSIPAIFAVTREPFLVLAANVFALLGLRSLYFVLQAMLDKFLYLKPALSVIMTFIGVKMLLVGTQYEIPTVWSLTFLVVVMFTAVMASVYKSKDNRVSSVNITNQKY; encoded by the coding sequence ATGTCTCTGATAGAAAACACCACTCAGTTAAGCCAATCTGTTCTGTTTCAAGATTCACTCACCATGTACGCGGCTTTCGGCCTGATCACACTGTTTTTCGTTGCTCTCGATATATATCAAACGCGAGGTGGTGTCATCACGATGAGAAAGGCTATTGTATGGAGTTTGTTCTGGTTCTTGCTCGCTTTTGTTTTTGCAGGAGCCATCTATTTTTACTGGGATTTTTACACTCCTCACAGTGATTACTCGAATGAAAGCGCTACGGTGGCGTTCGTCACGGGTTATCTGCTGGAAAAGTCGCTCAGCGTTGATAACCTTTTTGTGTTCGCTATCATATTTGCCCAATACAAAGTGCCTGAGCATCTCCGCCCCAGAGCACTGCTCTATGGGGTTATCGGCGCTTTATTATTACGTGCTGTCATGATCACGATTGGGGCGCAGTTACTGGCGCAATACCACTGGGTGTTATATCTGTTTGCCGCTTTCCTGATTTGGACTGGTATTCAACTCGCGGTGGATAAAGGTGAGGAGGAAGAGGTTAATCCGTACCCGGAAAAGATAATCCGGAAGCTTGTTCCTGTTACTGATGATTACCAGGGGAAATCCATCTTAGTCAAACAGGCAGGAAAGTACATTGCGACACCGATGTTGATTGTCGTGGGCGTTATCGCGGTGATGGATGTGATGTTTGCCCTAGATTCAATTCCTGCTATTTTCGCGGTCACTCGCGAACCGTTTTTGGTTCTGGCAGCTAATGTATTTGCTTTACTTGGGTTACGGTCTTTGTATTTTGTATTACAAGCGATGCTGGATAAGTTCTTATACCTGAAACCCGCTTTGTCAGTGATCATGACATTTATTGGTGTGAAGATGTTATTGGTCGGCACGCAGTATGAAATACCTACGGTTTGGTCGCTTACATTTCTAGTTGTGGTTATGTTTACTGCAGTTATGGCTTCAGTCTATAAGAGTAAAGACAACAGAGTATCTAGCGTTAATATTACTAATCAAAAATATTAG
- a CDS encoding alkylphosphonate utilization protein, whose amino-acid sequence MSIETTLLARCESKCELCSSESQLTAYAVPPHGNVTVDTAIMVCDKCLSEIDEPKDINHWRCLNDSMWSQVPAVQVTAWRQLTRLNTESWAQDALDMMYMEEEQMNWAMKGMSADDKTVDCNGTELKKGDDVTVIKDLPVKGTNQVIKQGTVIRGISLGDDPKLVSGKANGGQSMYVIAEYCRKK is encoded by the coding sequence ATGTCTATCGAAACTACTTTGCTTGCACGCTGCGAGTCGAAATGTGAACTATGTTCATCTGAATCTCAATTAACTGCTTACGCGGTGCCACCACACGGTAATGTAACAGTTGATACAGCTATTATGGTTTGTGACAAATGCCTGAGCGAGATCGATGAACCTAAAGACATTAACCACTGGCGCTGTCTGAATGACAGCATGTGGAGCCAGGTACCAGCAGTACAAGTCACTGCATGGCGCCAGCTTACTCGCCTGAATACTGAAAGCTGGGCTCAGGACGCTCTTGACATGATGTACATGGAAGAAGAGCAAATGAACTGGGCGATGAAAGGCATGTCAGCAGATGACAAAACTGTAGACTGCAACGGCACTGAGCTAAAAAAAGGTGACGACGTAACAGTCATCAAAGACCTTCCTGTTAAAGGTACAAACCAAGTGATTAAACAAGGTACTGTTATCCGTGGTATTAGCCTTGGTGATGATCCTAAGCTTGTTTCTGGTAAGGCGAATGGCGGTCAGTCAATGTACGTAATCGCTGAATACTGCCGTAAGAAGTAG